From the Burkholderia glumae LMG 2196 = ATCC 33617 genome, one window contains:
- a CDS encoding polyketide cyclase translates to MNDSQPFLDALVSICTEIEAWLGGTAASAAALDALLERFAPAFTMVGTDGACLDHAGLRALFARLAGYKPGLEIRLAALRTIAVYPGGAVIGYDEHQRAASGALRARRSTAVLERDAADGRIRWLHLQETWLDA, encoded by the coding sequence ATGAACGATTCGCAACCCTTCCTCGACGCCCTCGTCTCGATCTGCACCGAGATCGAGGCGTGGCTGGGCGGCACCGCCGCCTCGGCCGCGGCGCTCGACGCGCTGCTCGAGCGCTTCGCGCCGGCCTTCACGATGGTCGGCACCGACGGCGCGTGCCTGGACCACGCCGGCCTGCGTGCCCTGTTCGCGCGGCTAGCCGGCTACAAGCCCGGGCTCGAGATCAGGCTGGCCGCGCTGCGCACGATCGCCGTGTATCCGGGCGGCGCGGTGATCGGCTACGACGAGCATCAGCGCGCCGCGAGCGGAGCGCTGCGCGCGCGCCGCTCGACCGCCGTGCTCGAACGCGACGCGGCCGACGGCCGGATTCGCTGGCTCCATCTGCAGGAAACCTGGCTGGACGCCTGA
- a CDS encoding 2-hydroxychromene-2-carboxylate isomerase produces the protein MTVGHDASQPRWYYDFLSPFTYLLLEQQDKWPSMPFAPVPVSLPVLQAHWGQRPMYDVPAKRVFTYRHALFRAEQLGIALRMPPAHPFDSTRLLRLAIVVDADLAVVREMFRFIWREGRDPLAEEGFAALCERVGVAADDPRIDAPQTHAQLQRNTQDAIELGVFGVPTFWMNRQLFWGEDALPMVLYCARTPNWLESKEVKRISTLPPGHR, from the coding sequence ATGACCGTGGGCCACGATGCCAGCCAACCCCGCTGGTATTACGATTTCCTGTCACCGTTCACGTATCTGCTGCTGGAGCAGCAGGACAAGTGGCCGAGCATGCCGTTCGCGCCGGTCCCGGTGTCGCTGCCGGTCCTGCAGGCGCACTGGGGGCAGCGTCCGATGTACGACGTGCCGGCCAAGCGCGTGTTCACCTATCGCCATGCGCTGTTCCGCGCCGAGCAGCTCGGCATCGCGTTGCGCATGCCGCCCGCGCATCCGTTCGATTCGACGCGCCTGCTGCGCCTCGCGATCGTGGTGGACGCCGATCTCGCCGTGGTGCGCGAGATGTTCCGCTTCATCTGGCGCGAGGGGCGCGATCCGCTCGCCGAGGAAGGCTTCGCCGCGCTCTGCGAGCGGGTGGGCGTGGCCGCCGACGACCCGCGCATCGACGCGCCGCAGACCCACGCGCAACTGCAGCGCAACACGCAGGACGCGATCGAGCTCGGCGTGTTCGGCGTGCCGACCTTCTGGATGAACCGCCAGCTGTTCTGGGGCGAGGACGCGCTGCCGATGGTGCTCTATTGCGCGCGCACGCCGAACTGGCTCGAATCGAAGGAAGTGAAGCGGATCAGCACGCTGCCGCCGGGCCACCGCTGA
- the mnmH gene encoding tRNA 2-selenouridine(34) synthase MnmH, whose product MNPFLVPLSRVDEFDEIIDVRTPLEYAEDHIPGALNAPVLSNDERVIVGTMYKQESPHEATRIGAAWVARNIATHLETTFADRPLNWRPLIYCWRGGKRSGSMTTWLNLIGWRARQLDGGYKTYRRSVVDALGALPARFRYIVLTGRTGSGKTQLLGALARAGAQTLDLERLAVHRGSLLGALPGAEQPTQKGFETALVLALRGLDPARPVFVEAESRKIGRIALPDTILAGMREARCVAVETARDERVALLLRDYEHLFDDPVAFVQQLTRLTELHGHARIREWQRLAESGERGELFESLIDLHYDPAYARSSRAAFRQLAGALPFPFAPMTGDADAQARALIELVGERG is encoded by the coding sequence GTGAATCCCTTTCTCGTTCCGCTGTCCCGCGTCGACGAATTCGACGAGATCATCGACGTGCGCACGCCGCTCGAATACGCGGAAGACCACATCCCCGGCGCGCTCAACGCGCCGGTGCTCAGCAACGACGAGCGCGTGATCGTCGGCACGATGTACAAGCAGGAGTCGCCGCACGAGGCCACGCGGATCGGCGCGGCCTGGGTCGCGCGCAACATCGCCACCCACCTCGAGACCACCTTCGCGGACCGGCCGCTGAACTGGCGCCCGCTCATCTACTGCTGGCGCGGCGGCAAGCGCTCCGGCTCGATGACCACGTGGCTGAACCTGATCGGCTGGCGCGCGCGGCAGCTCGATGGCGGCTACAAGACCTACCGGCGCTCGGTGGTGGACGCACTCGGCGCGTTGCCGGCGCGGTTCCGCTACATCGTGCTGACCGGGCGCACCGGCAGCGGCAAGACGCAACTGCTCGGCGCGCTCGCGCGGGCCGGCGCGCAGACGCTCGACCTCGAGCGGCTGGCGGTGCATCGCGGCTCGCTGCTCGGCGCGCTGCCGGGCGCCGAGCAGCCGACGCAGAAAGGCTTCGAGACGGCGCTCGTGCTCGCGCTGCGCGGGCTCGATCCGGCGCGGCCGGTGTTCGTCGAGGCGGAGAGCCGCAAGATCGGGCGCATCGCGCTGCCGGACACGATCCTCGCCGGCATGCGCGAGGCGCGCTGCGTCGCGGTGGAGACCGCGCGCGACGAACGCGTGGCGCTGCTGCTGCGCGACTACGAACACCTGTTCGACGATCCGGTCGCGTTCGTGCAGCAGCTCACGCGCCTGACCGAGCTGCACGGCCACGCGCGAATTCGCGAGTGGCAGAGGCTGGCCGAGTCCGGCGAGCGCGGCGAACTGTTCGAATCGCTGATCGATCTGCATTACGATCCCGCCTACGCGCGCAGCAGCCGCGCCGCGTTCCGGCAGCTCGCGGGGGCGCTGCCGTTCCCGTTCGCACCGATGACGGGCGACGCCGACGCGCAGGCGCGCGCGCTGATCGAGCTGGTCGGCGAGCGCGGCTGA
- a CDS encoding LysR family transcriptional regulator, producing the protein MPTDDDTADSRTDSLDIWLVRVLRTLLLERSVTQAALRLNQTQPAISTALRRLRAVLNDPILVRGKSGMVPTEYGASLLEAAQRALRDVDFIATPHGDFDPASSRRTFRLAAPDYLNDFFMPTLIARFREAAPLARLELDSLNPALDHAGALDSGALDLVIANWPRPDPRFARSDLFPDTVVCLMRETHPLAHAPLTREAYAAAAHLAPTPYTGGARNAIEIGLARAKLERRVVTTLPYFGVIPQVLLQSDLIFTTTRRFAEHYARMLPLVMLAPPVSFPRIRCYQLAHPQPDRPSDLAWLRALVKSVSDSLTTRPRARHQAGR; encoded by the coding sequence ATGCCAACCGACGACGACACCGCCGACTCCCGCACCGACTCGCTCGACATCTGGCTCGTGCGGGTGCTGCGCACGCTGCTGCTGGAGCGCAGCGTGACCCAGGCCGCGCTGCGCCTGAACCAGACGCAGCCGGCCATCAGCACGGCGCTGCGGCGCCTGCGCGCCGTGCTGAACGATCCGATCCTGGTGCGCGGCAAATCGGGCATGGTGCCGACCGAGTACGGCGCGTCGCTGCTGGAGGCCGCGCAGCGCGCGCTGCGCGACGTCGACTTCATCGCCACGCCGCACGGCGACTTCGATCCGGCTAGCTCGCGCCGCACCTTCCGGCTGGCCGCGCCCGACTATCTGAACGACTTCTTCATGCCGACGCTGATCGCGCGGTTTCGCGAGGCGGCCCCGCTCGCGCGCCTCGAGCTCGATTCGCTGAACCCGGCGCTCGATCATGCCGGCGCGCTCGACTCGGGCGCGCTGGACCTGGTGATCGCGAACTGGCCGCGGCCCGATCCGCGCTTCGCGCGCAGCGACCTGTTCCCCGACACCGTGGTGTGCCTGATGCGCGAGACGCACCCGCTCGCGCACGCGCCGCTCACGCGCGAGGCCTACGCGGCGGCGGCCCATCTCGCGCCGACGCCTTACACGGGCGGGGCGCGCAACGCGATCGAGATCGGCCTCGCGCGCGCGAAGCTCGAGCGCCGCGTGGTGACGACGCTGCCCTACTTCGGCGTGATCCCGCAGGTGCTGCTGCAGTCGGACCTGATCTTCACCACCACCCGCCGCTTCGCCGAGCATTACGCCCGGATGCTGCCGCTCGTGATGCTCGCGCCGCCCGTGTCGTTCCCGCGCATCCGGTGCTATCAGCTCGCCCACCCGCAGCCGGACCGGCCGTCCGACCTCGCCTGGTTGCGCGCGCTCGTGAAGTCGGTGTCGGATTCGCTGACCACGCGGCCGCGCGCGCGGCACCAGGCGGGGCGCTGA
- a CDS encoding TAXI family TRAP transporter solute-binding subunit, with amino-acid sequence MTARPPRSRRPHRFLARFVAVSWRDLAMSFGPALLLGAAAIWLAIRLIQPAPPTHLVLSAGPPGSTNWMAARRYQRILAKNGVTLEVLPSEGSAQNLQRLLDPHGRVDVAFVQSGVDQKDRPDSLVSLGSVGYLPLAILYRGPPVARLSQFDGKRLALGPDGSGAHELGLALLKLNGIVPGGATRLLPLAGEDAARALIDGRIDAAFLSGDSTQIPVMAKLFRAPGVRFYSFPQAEAYTRRFPYLTDITLPMGVYDPGTNLPPEDIHTLSPTVELIARASLHPALSDLLIEAAREVHGRATILQRAGEFPSPVTHGSFPLSDDAARYYKSGKTFLYRQLPFWVASLVDRLLVIVVPLVVVLIPGLRFVPMLYGWRVRSRIYRWYGALITLERSALGEPSGRERLALLERLDDVEDSVNRMKMPLAYAGQFYVLREHIGFVRERLLAQDAAPRDAAPAGGAAAAPG; translated from the coding sequence ATGACTGCCCGCCCGCCTCGCTCCCGCCGTCCGCACCGGTTCCTGGCCCGCTTCGTCGCGGTGTCGTGGCGCGACCTGGCGATGTCGTTCGGCCCGGCGCTGCTGCTCGGCGCCGCGGCGATCTGGCTCGCGATCCGGCTGATCCAGCCGGCACCGCCCACCCATCTGGTGCTCTCGGCCGGCCCGCCCGGCAGCACCAACTGGATGGCCGCGCGCCGGTATCAGCGAATCCTCGCGAAGAACGGCGTGACGCTCGAGGTGCTGCCCTCGGAAGGCTCGGCGCAGAACCTGCAGCGCCTGCTCGATCCGCACGGGCGCGTCGACGTGGCGTTCGTGCAGAGCGGCGTCGATCAGAAGGACCGGCCCGACAGCCTGGTCTCGCTCGGCAGCGTCGGCTACCTGCCGCTCGCGATCCTCTACCGCGGCCCGCCCGTCGCGCGGCTCTCGCAGTTCGACGGCAAGCGGCTCGCGCTCGGCCCGGACGGCAGCGGCGCCCACGAGCTCGGCCTCGCGCTGCTGAAGCTCAACGGCATCGTGCCGGGCGGCGCGACGCGGCTGTTGCCGCTCGCGGGCGAGGACGCCGCGCGCGCGCTGATCGACGGCCGCATCGACGCGGCGTTCCTGTCGGGCGATTCGACCCAGATCCCGGTGATGGCCAAGCTGTTTCGCGCGCCGGGGGTGCGTTTCTATTCGTTCCCGCAGGCCGAGGCCTACACGCGGCGCTTCCCGTACCTGACCGACATCACGCTGCCGATGGGCGTGTACGACCCCGGCACCAACCTGCCGCCGGAGGATATCCACACGCTGTCGCCCACCGTCGAGCTGATCGCGCGCGCCTCGCTGCATCCGGCGCTGTCGGACCTGCTGATCGAGGCCGCGCGCGAGGTGCACGGGCGCGCGACGATCCTGCAGCGCGCCGGCGAATTCCCGTCGCCCGTCACGCACGGCAGCTTCCCGCTGTCCGACGACGCGGCGCGCTACTACAAGTCCGGCAAGACCTTCCTCTACCGGCAGCTGCCGTTCTGGGTGGCGAGCCTCGTCGACCGGCTGCTGGTGATCGTGGTGCCGCTGGTGGTGGTATTGATCCCGGGGCTGCGCTTCGTGCCGATGCTGTACGGCTGGCGGGTCCGCTCACGGATCTACCGCTGGTACGGCGCGCTCATCACGCTGGAGCGCAGCGCGCTCGGCGAGCCGAGCGGGCGCGAACGGCTCGCGCTGCTCGAACGGCTCGACGACGTGGAGGATTCGGTCAACCGCATGAAGATGCCGCTCGCCTACGCCGGACAGTTCTACGTGCTGCGCGAGCACATCGGCTTCGTGCGCGAACGCCTGCTCGCGCAGGACGCGGCACCGCGCGATGCCGCGCCGGCCGGCGGCGCCGCCGCCGCGCCGGGTTGA
- a CDS encoding BON domain-containing protein, translating to MKSIVWKSLGSALVAALVCGNVYAQASDAASGAEAPAASKSTQKAAAKAAHKSNRKLGYAVRKAITKAGGIDVSNITVRSKGGAISLQGTVPDQSQIDKAGEVAKGVAGVTSVDNKLTVQQQ from the coding sequence ATGAAGTCGATCGTGTGGAAGTCTCTGGGCAGCGCGCTGGTTGCGGCGCTCGTGTGCGGCAACGTCTATGCGCAGGCGAGCGACGCCGCCTCGGGCGCCGAGGCGCCGGCCGCCAGCAAGAGCACGCAGAAGGCGGCCGCCAAGGCGGCCCACAAGTCCAACCGCAAGCTCGGTTACGCGGTGCGCAAGGCCATCACGAAGGCGGGCGGCATCGACGTGTCGAACATCACCGTGCGCTCGAAGGGCGGCGCGATTTCGCTGCAGGGCACGGTGCCGGACCAGTCGCAGATCGACAAGGCCGGCGAAGTGGCCAAGGGCGTGGCGGGTGTCACCTCGGTCGACAACAAGCTGACCGTTCAGCAGCAGTAA
- a CDS encoding beta strand repeat-containing protein: MKQHFTLSSIALSVAAVFGLAAAAPAMAEVGGIVTPLGASLTLSSSLNSSGAALDATASLAGTTLGLDATLNRNDGLAVVLIANGTRFGVSLGNVVEPLRTSLGGLASTVQAIAGNTPLGGVVAGLQGALTNPAGALAGIVGTAAGALSTGTAALSNGLGAAASGLGAVTSGASGALAGGLTNGLGAVSGALSSATGGVSGGLGTAAGALSSGAAALASGLGAAAGGLNAVAGTAVSGLSTGVGTASGALAAGAGALAGGLGAAAGGLNMAAGTVASGVSNGLGATSGALASGAGALAGGLGTAAGGLNTAAGTVASGVSNGLAAASGVLSSGAGALAGGLNTVAGTVASGVSNGLGSASGALSSGAGALAGGLGAATGGLNTVAGTVANGVSNGAGAVSGALASGTGAAASGLSNGLGAAAGALSNGAGALAGGLGAGASALSGTVGAAASGLGAGASALSGGVQAAAGGLGATTTAITGLVGSVNPASAVTGVVNAAASGLGTATTALTGAAGAVPTAALTGVVNAASSGVSSAVSGLGTVAGTAPAIAGGVVNAVTNVVASNPIAPITTVVGSLSGALPVGTATGALAGVANTVTGTLATAANTGVAAATQLGTVGATLANSAGTTLGKVATTGTAALGTAPATLGAVASTGAATLGALTTAATQTVGAVGAALPGVAVTPSSGGASSSSGSSGGASSAGTLLSPVTSLVTTLAGGLPRK, encoded by the coding sequence ATGAAACAACACTTCACTCTGTCGAGCATCGCGCTTTCGGTTGCGGCGGTATTCGGTCTCGCGGCGGCCGCGCCGGCGATGGCCGAGGTCGGGGGCATCGTCACTCCGCTGGGGGCCAGCCTGACGCTGAGCAGTTCGCTGAACTCAAGCGGTGCCGCACTGGACGCGACCGCGAGCCTGGCCGGCACGACGCTCGGCCTCGATGCGACGCTGAACCGTAACGACGGTTTGGCCGTCGTCCTGATTGCGAACGGCACGCGCTTCGGCGTCTCGCTCGGCAACGTGGTGGAGCCGCTGCGGACCTCGCTGGGCGGCCTCGCCAGCACGGTCCAGGCGATCGCCGGCAACACCCCGCTGGGCGGCGTGGTCGCCGGCCTGCAGGGCGCATTGACGAATCCGGCCGGGGCGCTGGCGGGCATCGTCGGCACGGCGGCCGGCGCGCTCTCGACCGGCACCGCGGCGCTCTCGAACGGCCTCGGCGCGGCGGCGTCCGGGCTCGGTGCCGTGACGTCGGGCGCTTCGGGCGCGCTGGCGGGCGGCCTGACGAACGGACTTGGCGCGGTTTCGGGGGCGCTGTCCTCGGCGACCGGTGGGGTGTCGGGCGGGCTTGGCACCGCGGCTGGCGCGCTGTCGTCGGGCGCGGCGGCGCTGGCGAGCGGCCTCGGCGCCGCCGCGGGCGGCTTGAACGCGGTGGCGGGCACCGCCGTGAGCGGCCTGTCGACCGGTGTCGGCACCGCCTCGGGGGCACTGGCTGCCGGCGCGGGTGCGCTGGCGGGCGGGCTCGGTGCGGCGGCGGGCGGCCTGAACATGGCGGCCGGCACGGTGGCGAGCGGCGTGTCGAATGGGCTTGGCGCCACCTCCGGCGCGCTGGCCTCGGGAGCCGGCGCGCTGGCAGGCGGGCTGGGAACGGCGGCGGGCGGCCTGAACACGGCGGCCGGTACGGTGGCAAGCGGTGTCTCGAATGGACTCGCCGCGGCCTCGGGCGTCTTGTCGTCGGGTGCCGGTGCATTGGCGGGCGGCCTGAACACGGTGGCCGGTACGGTGGCGAGCGGCGTGTCGAACGGGCTTGGCTCGGCCTCGGGCGCGTTGTCGAGCGGCGCGGGCGCGCTGGCCGGCGGTCTTGGGGCCGCGACAGGCGGCCTGAACACGGTGGCCGGCACGGTGGCGAACGGCGTGTCGAACGGGGCGGGCGCGGTGTCGGGCGCGTTGGCGTCGGGCACGGGCGCGGCGGCCAGTGGCCTGTCGAATGGTCTCGGCGCGGCGGCCGGCGCGTTGTCGAACGGCGCGGGTGCGCTGGCGGGCGGGCTCGGCGCCGGCGCCTCGGCGCTGAGCGGGACGGTCGGGGCGGCGGCCAGTGGCCTCGGCGCGGGCGCCAGCGCACTTTCGGGCGGCGTCCAGGCCGCCGCTGGCGGCCTTGGCGCGACGACCACGGCGATCACCGGCCTGGTCGGCAGCGTCAATCCGGCCAGCGCCGTGACGGGCGTGGTCAACGCGGCCGCCAGCGGCCTCGGCACCGCGACCACGGCCCTGACGGGCGCGGCGGGCGCGGTGCCGACCGCTGCCTTGACGGGCGTGGTGAACGCGGCGTCCTCGGGCGTGTCGTCGGCCGTGAGCGGCCTCGGCACGGTGGCGGGCACGGCGCCGGCCATCGCGGGCGGCGTGGTCAACGCGGTGACCAACGTGGTGGCCAGCAACCCGATCGCGCCGATCACGACGGTGGTGGGCAGCCTGTCCGGCGCGCTGCCGGTCGGCACGGCGACGGGTGCGCTGGCGGGCGTCGCGAACACCGTGACGGGTACGCTGGCGACGGCGGCCAATACCGGCGTCGCGGCGGCCACCCAGCTCGGCACCGTCGGCGCGACGCTCGCGAACAGCGCGGGCACCACGCTCGGCAAGGTTGCGACCACCGGCACGGCGGCGCTCGGCACCGCGCCCGCCACGCTCGGCGCGGTTGCCTCGACCGGCGCGGCGACGCTCGGCGCCCTCACCACCGCCGCAACGCAGACGGTCGGCGCGGTCGGCGCGGCGCTGCCGGGCGTCGCGGTCACGCCATCGTCGGGCGGCGCCTCGTCGTCCTCGGGATCCTCGGGCGGCGCCTCGTCGGCCGGCACGCTGCTTTCGCCGGTGACTTCGCTGGTGACGACGCTGGCAGGCGGGCTGCCGAGGAAATAA
- a CDS encoding LysR family transcriptional regulator: MDRLSAMASFVAAIETGSFSAAARRLGIGQPAVSKSIANLERQVGVPLLARTTHGLMPTEAGQQYYERARRLLDDAEEAEQAVRGAGASLAGTLRVGVPVAFARLQLVPALESFLDAHPDLVVELLLDDRHADLGAERIDVALRIGQAAAAGGSGTPAGVRKIGESPRRVVGSHAYFARAGIPHLPQDLARHQVVVHDRRAGGAVWTFRRHDTVLAVETSGRLRVREAEGVRAAALAGLGLAIGSDWLFADALRDGRLAAALEGWTLPPAELWAAFPAGRPATSRARAFVAFVEAMLGVAAAQRDLA; encoded by the coding sequence ATGGACCGTCTCAGCGCGATGGCCAGCTTCGTGGCCGCCATTGAAACCGGCTCGTTCTCGGCGGCTGCCAGGCGGCTCGGGATCGGCCAGCCGGCCGTGTCGAAGTCGATCGCGAACCTCGAGCGGCAGGTGGGCGTGCCGCTGCTGGCGCGCACCACGCACGGACTGATGCCGACCGAGGCCGGCCAGCAGTACTACGAGCGCGCGCGCCGGCTGCTCGACGATGCCGAGGAGGCCGAACAGGCGGTGCGCGGCGCGGGCGCCAGCCTGGCCGGCACGCTGCGCGTCGGCGTGCCGGTGGCGTTCGCGCGCCTGCAACTCGTGCCGGCGCTCGAATCGTTTCTCGACGCCCATCCCGATCTCGTCGTCGAACTGCTGCTCGACGATCGCCATGCCGACCTCGGCGCCGAACGCATCGACGTGGCGCTGCGGATCGGCCAGGCCGCTGCCGCCGGCGGCAGCGGCACGCCGGCCGGCGTGCGCAAGATCGGCGAGAGCCCGCGGCGCGTGGTCGGCTCGCATGCCTATTTCGCGCGCGCGGGGATTCCGCATCTGCCGCAGGACCTGGCCCGGCATCAGGTGGTCGTGCATGACCGGCGCGCCGGCGGCGCGGTCTGGACGTTCCGCCGCCACGATACCGTGCTGGCCGTCGAGACCTCGGGACGGCTGCGCGTGCGTGAGGCCGAAGGCGTGCGCGCGGCCGCGCTCGCCGGACTTGGGCTGGCGATCGGCTCCGACTGGCTGTTCGCCGACGCGCTGCGCGACGGGCGCCTCGCGGCCGCGCTCGAGGGCTGGACGCTGCCGCCCGCCGAACTGTGGGCGGCGTTTCCCGCCGGCCGGCCCGCCACCTCGCGTGCCCGGGCCTTCGTGGCGTTCGTCGAGGCGATGCTCGGCGTCGCGGCCGCGCAGCGCGATCTGGCATGA
- the dhaL gene encoding dihydroxyacetone kinase subunit DhaL, whose translation MKKLINDVQRVVPDLLNGFVALHPHLALLADRTIVVRADAAEAASRGEVALVSGGGAGHEPAHAGYVGAGMLSAAVAGEVFTSPSVDAVLDAIRAVGGPAGVLLIVKNYTGDRLNFGLAAEIARAEGIDVEMVIVADDVALAARGEHAGRRGLAGTVLVHRIAGAAAAAGLPLAEVARQAREAAAALGTMGVALSPCTVPAAGVPGFTLGEREIEWGLGIHGEAGVERAELDPAGAADTVAERLLARIAGDLALERGARVALLVNNLGGTPPGELDIVAGAALRVLGARGVKVERAWAGTFLSALDMAGISLTLLRVDDARLAWLDAPSAAPAWPARAGQVAPPESRPVPAAPDAVHRRLAGGARLAPDAALRRVIDAICARLLAAEPTLTDMDQRVGDGDLGISLSRAARAIAAEAGGWPDASHPGAVLRAMSATLRRAVGGTSGPLYAAMLMRAAAALDAAARPDASAWADAFLAAVAGVTEIGGAHPGDRTMVDALDPAARALRTALDATGNLRQALDASAAAAAEGAAGTAALLPKRGRSSYLGERALGHPDPGAHAVALWLAAIRDALRD comes from the coding sequence ATGAAGAAGCTGATCAACGATGTCCAACGCGTGGTGCCCGACCTGCTGAACGGATTCGTCGCGCTGCATCCTCATCTGGCGCTGCTCGCGGACCGCACGATCGTGGTCCGTGCCGACGCGGCCGAGGCCGCTTCGCGCGGCGAAGTCGCGCTCGTGTCGGGCGGCGGCGCCGGCCACGAACCCGCGCACGCCGGCTACGTGGGAGCCGGCATGCTGAGCGCGGCGGTGGCGGGCGAGGTGTTCACCTCGCCGTCGGTCGATGCGGTGCTCGATGCGATCCGCGCCGTGGGCGGCCCGGCCGGCGTGCTGCTGATCGTCAAGAACTACACCGGCGACCGGCTCAATTTCGGGCTTGCCGCCGAGATCGCGCGTGCGGAAGGAATCGACGTCGAGATGGTGATCGTCGCCGACGACGTCGCGCTCGCCGCGCGCGGCGAGCATGCCGGCCGGCGCGGCCTGGCCGGCACGGTGCTCGTGCATCGGATCGCCGGCGCGGCGGCGGCGGCCGGCCTGCCGCTCGCCGAGGTCGCGCGGCAGGCGCGCGAGGCCGCGGCCGCACTGGGCACGATGGGCGTCGCGCTGTCGCCCTGCACGGTGCCGGCGGCCGGCGTGCCCGGCTTCACGCTCGGCGAGCGCGAGATCGAATGGGGGCTCGGCATTCACGGCGAGGCCGGCGTCGAGCGTGCCGAACTCGATCCGGCCGGCGCCGCCGACACGGTGGCCGAACGCCTGCTGGCACGCATCGCCGGCGATCTCGCGCTCGAACGCGGCGCGCGCGTGGCGTTGCTCGTCAACAACCTCGGTGGCACGCCGCCGGGCGAGCTCGACATCGTGGCGGGCGCGGCGCTGCGCGTGCTCGGGGCGCGCGGCGTCAAGGTGGAGCGCGCCTGGGCCGGCACCTTCCTGAGCGCGCTCGACATGGCCGGCATATCGCTGACCCTGCTGCGCGTGGACGACGCGCGGCTCGCCTGGCTCGATGCGCCGAGCGCCGCGCCGGCGTGGCCGGCGCGCGCCGGGCAGGTCGCGCCGCCCGAGAGCCGGCCGGTGCCGGCCGCGCCCGATGCCGTGCATCGCCGGCTGGCGGGCGGCGCGCGGCTGGCGCCCGACGCCGCGCTGCGCCGCGTGATCGACGCGATCTGCGCGCGGCTGCTGGCCGCCGAGCCGACGCTGACCGACATGGACCAGCGCGTGGGCGACGGCGACCTCGGCATCAGCCTGTCGCGCGCGGCCCGCGCGATCGCGGCCGAGGCTGGTGGCTGGCCCGATGCGTCGCACCCGGGCGCGGTCCTGCGCGCGATGTCGGCGACGCTGCGGCGCGCGGTGGGCGGCACGTCCGGCCCGCTCTACGCGGCCATGCTGATGCGCGCGGCGGCCGCGCTCGACGCGGCGGCCCGGCCCGACGCGTCGGCCTGGGCCGATGCGTTCCTCGCCGCGGTGGCGGGCGTCACCGAGATCGGCGGTGCGCATCCCGGCGACCGCACCATGGTCGATGCACTCGATCCGGCCGCGCGTGCGCTGCGCACCGCGCTCGACGCCACCGGCAACCTGCGCCAGGCGCTCGACGCGAGCGCGGCGGCGGCCGCCGAGGGCGCCGCCGGCACGGCCGCGCTGCTGCCGAAGCGCGGCCGCTCGAGCTATCTCGGCGAGCGCGCGCTCGGCCATCCGGACCCGGGAGCCCACGCGGTGGCGCTCTGGCTCGCGGCGATCCGCGACGCGCTGCGCGACTGA
- a CDS encoding sulfite exporter TauE/SafE family protein, which produces MSLPHIDLLYTASGLFVGFLVGMTGVGGGSLMTPILVLLFNVHPATAVGTDLLYAAATKATGTLVHGAKGSVDWRITGRLAAGSVPAAALTLWLLHAHGLGSTSTNRLIQIVLGGALLLTSVALMFRPQLAAFASRHALAPNPARTVALTVLTGIVLGVLVSLTSVGAGAIGVTVLLLLYPTLSTTRIVGSDIAHAVPLTLVAGMGHWLLGSVDWSMLVSLLLGSLPGIVAGSHLSTRAPERLLRNVLAATLVAVGLKLVAS; this is translated from the coding sequence ATGTCGCTTCCCCATATCGATCTGCTCTACACCGCCTCCGGCCTGTTCGTCGGCTTTCTCGTCGGCATGACGGGCGTGGGCGGCGGCTCGCTGATGACGCCGATCCTGGTACTGCTGTTCAACGTCCATCCGGCCACGGCGGTCGGCACCGACCTGCTCTACGCGGCGGCCACCAAGGCCACCGGCACCCTCGTGCACGGCGCCAAGGGCTCGGTCGACTGGCGCATCACGGGCCGCCTCGCGGCGGGCAGCGTGCCGGCCGCCGCGCTCACGCTGTGGCTGCTGCACGCACACGGCCTGGGCTCGACCTCGACCAACCGGCTGATCCAGATCGTGCTCGGCGGCGCGCTGCTGCTGACCTCGGTGGCGCTGATGTTCCGGCCGCAGCTCGCCGCGTTCGCCTCGCGCCACGCACTGGCGCCGAATCCGGCCCGCACCGTCGCGCTGACGGTGCTGACCGGCATCGTGCTCGGCGTGCTGGTGTCGCTGACCTCGGTGGGCGCGGGCGCGATCGGCGTGACGGTGCTGCTGCTGCTCTATCCGACGCTGTCCACCACGCGCATCGTCGGTTCGGACATCGCGCACGCGGTGCCGCTCACGCTGGTGGCCGGGATGGGCCACTGGCTGCTCGGCTCGGTCGACTGGTCGATGCTGGTGTCGCTGCTGCTCGGCTCGCTGCCCGGCATCGTGGCGGGCAGCCATCTGTCAACGCGCGCGCCCGAACGCCTGCTGCGCAACGTTCTGGCCGCGACGCTGGTGGCAGTCGGCCTGAAGCTCGTCGCCTCCTGA